TTCATTTTCTTGTCCTGAAATGCCAAGTAAACCTTCTTTTTATCTAGATCTCTAAAACTATCAACATGTTGGTACGGTGGTATGTGGAAGGACCAACCTCACCTGCCTTTCACGAGCACGTGTCCAGGATAGCAGACTATCTCTGGTCAGTCATATTCATATCCATGTCTGTTTCTTAAAATCATATAAAACTTTTGAAAACAaatgaatttttttttaatttttttttttaaagcgtCAGCTAAATGCAAATGTGTAAAATCATGACTATGAAAGTTCAATTCCTTTTTGTGTATTTTTCCCCCTGTAGGATTGGTCTTGATGGAATGAAGATGCAGGTGAGCTAAAAGAATCCAAATGATGCACGGATTTAAAAGCAAATACTTCTATAATTTTGTCAAGGTTTTGATCTATTGTCATCATATGTCATCAACTCACTCTGACATTACTGATGTCTTAGGGGACCAATGGCTCCCAGTTGTGGGACACTGCCTTTGCTGTTCAAGCGTATCTGGAGGTAATAACGTCATAATgctagttaacttagctaatagttcattaataatacaaatatttcaatAGAGGGCTTGAAGTATTACTTCACTGGCACTGGTATATCTTGATTAAATACTTGTATTGAAACACCTTTTGCAGATTCAACTAGCGTGACTGTATGTTTTAGCCCCACCCTGACATTCTTGCCCCCTATTCTCTTATTCATTGCTTCCCACAGGCTGGAGCGCAGGATAGCCCTGTGTTTGTTGAAACCCTGAGACATGCCCATGACTTTCTCAATGTCACACAGGTGTGTAGACGACATGTTCAGGAAGGTCAAACCCTGTGTCACCCAAGCATACCTGACACCATGATGGTGGAACATTCCTCCACATCTTCATTTCACTTCTTGAACAATAAAGTTGTTATTGTTATGATGTGAACATGTTGCTATGTTGCTTTCATGAGAAAAGAGGGTGGCGTACTACAATCTATGTCTACATCTTGTTTTCTAAGATAAAAGAAAATCCTCCTGATTATGAGAAGTACTATCGTCAAATGAACAAGGTACACCTTTCGAAATTATGTAAAAATTTCAAGGAATGTTTAAATGGAGAATCGTTTGTTGAGAGAAAGATGCCAGAGAAGATGTCAAAACAgaaatgtctctttctctgtctacctgtctgtctgtctctctctctctctctctctctctgtgtgtgtgtgtgtgtgtgtgtgtgtgtgtgttcgcgcgCACATGTGCGATGGTGCAGGGTGGTTTCCCCTTTAGCACCAGAGATTGCGGCTGGATCGTGGCTGACTGCACTGCTGAGGGCCTGAAGTCTGTGATGCTGCTGCAGGAGCAGTGCCCCTTCATCACCAACACAGTCCCACAGGAGAGACTCTTTGACGCTGTCAATGTGGTGAGATATGCAGAAGAGGAGACATCTCTGTCCATTGCCTGTTAATGCTGAGCTGTCTTTATCTCCCCTGAGGCTTCTCAGGGAACTGTAGCCTGGATTCCATTTGTTTCACAATAATGCACCTGAGTTGTTATCACTATGAAATCTTTGCTCACTGCAGAAATATGTCTTATATCCTTCATATTAGTTTTTCATGAGAGTTAATGAATGTCTTCTACGGCTTCTGAGTTTGTGGTGATATGTGTGTTGCAGCTCTTAAACATGAGGAACTCCGATGGGGGGTTTGCCACCTATGAGACTAAACGTGGAGGGAGGCTGCTGGAGCTGCTGAACCCCTCTGAGGTGTTTGGTAAGACATTTCAGAGGATGAAGGATACACATTGTTTGTTGTCCTTTCTCCTCTTGGATTAACTACATTTCTGTACTACAGTGCCCTTGTGTCAGTAAATATTCTGTTCATCTTGCAGGTGATATTATGATTGACTATACATATGTGGAGTGCACCTCAGCGGTGATGCAGGCTCTGAGGCACTTCCAGCATGCCTACCCACAGCACAGATCAGACGAGATCAGGTGAAACATTTAGAAGCCTAAACAAACTCTAATCAGCATTTAGCCTGTAGAAGCTCTGACTGTCTGCTTGTGACTTTCCAACTCAGGTCCACCCTGGAGGAAGGACTGGAGTATTGTAGGAGAGTGCAGAGACCTGATGGATCATGGGAAGGGTATGAATAACATCCAGCACCTCATGTGCGATATGTCGAAACTGGTCATGGAAATGATCGTCATGCTCAGGTCGTgttcctctttccctctgtctctcccaggTCATGGGGGGTCTGTTTCACTTATGGCATTTGGTTTGGTCTGGAGGCGTTTGCATGCATGGGTCATACCCTCCAGGAGAAGTAGGTTGATATGTCCACAGATGCAAGTTTCAATTCCACAACCAGCCTTTCGGTTCCTACTGTATATGTGTTGCCTAATGTGAACTAATGTGTCTACTACtatataaaagtatataaataaatagtgTAAAAAATGTGAATGGGTATTGAAGAAGACATTAGTCTCACATCCATATTCCTCACACGTGCTAATGTAAGCCATGAGAACATTATAGCTCACTGATCAGAGCAGTAGGCTCTGATGTGTACTGctggtgctgttgttgttggtgctgctggtgctgttgttgttggtgttgcTGGTGGTGTgttggtgctgctggtggtgtgcTGGTGGTGGGGAGGATTCACCAGCAGGCCTCTCTGGTCATGGTCCACCTCTCTCCCCTGCCACAGGCCGGCGTGTGCGGAGGTGCAGCGAGCCTGCGACTTCCTGCTGGCCAAGCAGATGGAGGACGGGGGCTGGGGTGAGGACTTTGAGTCATGCGAGCAACGGCGCTATGTCCAGAGCGAGAACTCCCAGATCCACAACACCTGCTGGGCCCTGCTAGGGCTGATGGCTGCCAGGTAACACCAAACGCCGTGTGTCTGTGACAGCTGACAGCTTGTAGGCGATGAGGGATTTTGGAGGAATGCAGTTCCGGAGTGGTGCCAATTCTTTTTTGAACCTGTTGCTCTTCTAACGTGTCTGCCATCATGTGTCCTCAGTTACCCTGATGTCAGAGCCATTGAGAGAGGAATAAAGGTCCTCGTCGACAGGCAGATGCCCAATGGAGACTGGCCACAGGTTGGCTTCCGTTTTCAAGAGCTTTTTTCCATGGTGGTCACAATGGTTGTGTTTTGTAGAAATATTATTTGTTTCTCTAATCTTTGGAACTGTATTGTTATATAATAGATTTCTGCATTTGTTACGTCCTGAATCTTTGTGATGTGACAAGGCCCTCTACTACACTACCTATAATGATGACCCCTTTCTCCCATGTCCACTGCAGGAGAACATTTCTGGGGTGTTTAACAAAAGCTGTGCCATAAGCTACACCTCCTACAGAAACGTATTCCCGGTGTGGACCCTGGGACGCTTCTCACGCCTTTACCCCTCCAGTCCCCTCGCGGGGAGAGTCAAGCTGTGAGGGGTCGGCAGTGACCAACCCACCAGGAACACACAGGGAGACCCGTGGTGACGTGCTGCTCCTCATCAAAACAAACCTTTTGCTGCTACAGAAGGAATAATGTACCATTAACACAATAGAAATGTCGTAGATACAGACAGAGATGAACATTTCTTACTCTTCAAATCCAGACATTATGCATCTGGACACATATTTTgtcttttaaatgttttaaaaaggtGATTAAATATAATTTTGTACATTTAGATTTATCTGGTCTTTATTTTGTCGTTGAGCCCATTCCACTTTTGTCACACACTGAATAACAAAACGCTCCTTTGCTAAACACTAGACTAAACACAACATTGCTGATAACTGATAACCAACAAGTCAGTAgatcaagggcgtaggtttggtctcagctttagTGGGGACACATTCCCAAAttctgttgtcacgataccaacatttttgtttcaatactaagtgaagaatctcgattccgatacttttgcgattttttaaaatttgatttggtttgtgtgatttgtgagatcattcacatcagtggcaatcatagaatttgattgaccctccacacacacatagaaagtgatggttgtcataggtttctatttcatattttggaattcatataaactttatattgttaattatttatagtattttatgatctgcataataACTAATAgttaaacatatttagtcatttgaatacatCACATTGATATTTAAActattaggctacacttgtctttaatatcatcacatttgtggtGTGTAGGCTAAAAAACTAATTGAGTGTCTGTCACTTTAAGTAGCCTAGAACGTGAACGCAATTAGCTTTCAGTCTCaaggttttaggctagtgaaaaatagttttcgcaagtgcaaggatatgtggattcaattcatcatgtttgctatgccattagataaaataaatgttcaaaaaaactaacaagtcaaagaaaatctttctgggatgagatcacAGAAGAGATATCTGGTGCCTCGCAATGTTCATATTCATGCACCATAGtttatattttatttctttgcattgtgcaggctacattcacagaTACATTaccctacataaacagaatataggaacaggaaaatgtctcggatccataGTTTATTGCGATAGCAAGATTGGCAGCCCAATttacagtcagtgatggtgacttctattctgtgctatagcctatgcgactgtccgtgcggcacaccaacatgactcctaactttggttgaaagattacagaagctaggtttagctttgacaatatcctgggtaatatcctaacaactaatgttattttacacagtaaaatcagcacccgctcgcttgactgccagtgcaaagtagcctgtgctttgacactctccgtgcgtgtagcgggcgtgtcagataaccctttCTCCTCGTTTTTTTACCCAATCAAATGACGATGTTTCTTGTACTGTCGTGCTGGCTGTTGGAATAAACAGCAacacaaataagttcgctaaaatattgttggggacaattttgtcatcttaaaattttgattaggactagtccttagcgtcccaccctaaatctacgcccatgcagTAGATTTATGGGCCACTAACATTGTACTATTGTTACAGTCATGTGCACATCAATTTGATCATTCTTTTTTGTAGATACATTGTGTGTAGAAATCACCTCTAatcagggttgggtcagattactttgaaatggaatccattactgactacaaattacatggtaatttttgtaatcagtaacgtaattaccagttaccaaaaacatgtaacgtaatctgattgCTTTAggattacttcaataaatatgcccattaagtaaaagacaccaccacagaattgataaaaagaattctcattctatttttctccactcttctccaaacatgtaCAACTCAGtttaacctttataagggcacacctgaacaaagaatttagcttttgctggatttttttgacccagggacatggcctgagattggcataaaaaaaggaagcattaaacccaaatgacaccatgtccatttcaattgtgggggtgagaaaatgattattttgggatgtttttcaaccagggggacctggtgactttgTCAAAGACAgtaaaaaacagtaaaaaaaaacagtaacactaaaacaagaggctacgttaagattaggaggaaaagatcaggcagtgtgccgagagacctgccccaatagtatgTAAGTTAGTAAGTAATTAAAtattttgatcccgtaagggacatttggtctctgcatttatcccaatccgtgaattagtgaagttgaaccggcaagcccaaaggccaaagccctaaccagtaggccatggctgccccaaaaggcagcatttgaacattaaaccacacaatgatccaaaacatacagccaaacaaggcaagaaatgtttaacattgaacaatttcaatattttagagcggacctcaatccgtcaaaaaagtgagcacaaggccaaagtgatggcaaataatcgttcctgcctcaaaacccagattgctgctaaaaaggtgcagtctacaatcattgtggagacatgaagaGGCTTGGTGGGTATTATGAGAGATGTGGtggtaaataaagatgtttccagtgattgtttaaaaagggtatgaataattttgggaAACAAAGGAGTGCGCGCGCCCATCAGGAGTGCAGGTGCTGGACCAAAAAAAGTAACTGAGAAGAAATAATAAAGGTCCGCACACTGATTGAAGCTCCCAAACGTGGATTTATTTGCAGATTTATTTTTGTCAGTGTGCGGACCTTTATTATTTCTTCTCTATGAAGGTCAAGAGAAAATTATTTCTTCTCTATgatggtcaagagaaaatcaatatttgccaggggtatgaataattttgttcttaactatatCTTAAAAAAGTCT
The sequence above is a segment of the Alosa sapidissima isolate fAloSap1 chromosome 2, fAloSap1.pri, whole genome shotgun sequence genome. Coding sequences within it:
- the lss gene encoding lanosterol synthase, yielding MMTEGTCLRRRGGPYKTDPATDLTRWRLSNVEGRQCWKYVEDGVSAERDMSFLEAHSLGLDTAKFIGDSPAAQTAVEAAVKGMEFYSHLQAEDGHWAGDYGGPLFLLPGLLITCHVANIPLPDAWKKEMVRYLRSVQLPDGGWGLHIEDKSTVFGTALSYISLRILGVDPDDPDMVRARSNLHGKGGAVGIPSWGKFWLAILNVYSWEGMNTLLPEMWLFPTWMPAHPSTLWCHCRQVYLPMSYCYAVRLAAEEDPLILSLRQELYIQDYSTIDWPAQRNNVAPCDMYTPHSTLLTIAYLVMNVYEAHHSSFLRAKAVKELYDHIQADDRFTKCISIGPISKTINMLVRWYVEGPTSPAFHEHVSRIADYLWIGLDGMKMQGTNGSQLWDTAFAVQAYLEAGAQDSPVFVETLRHAHDFLNVTQIKENPPDYEKYYRQMNKGGFPFSTRDCGWIVADCTAEGLKSVMLLQEQCPFITNTVPQERLFDAVNVLLNMRNSDGGFATYETKRGGRLLELLNPSEVFGDIMIDYTYVECTSAVMQALRHFQHAYPQHRSDEIRSTLEEGLEYCRRVQRPDGSWEGSWGVCFTYGIWFGLEAFACMGHTLQEKPACAEVQRACDFLLAKQMEDGGWGEDFESCEQRRYVQSENSQIHNTCWALLGLMAASYPDVRAIERGIKVLVDRQMPNGDWPQENISGVFNKSCAISYTSYRNVFPVWTLGRFSRLYPSSPLAGRVKL